In one window of Deltaproteobacteria bacterium DNA:
- the pylB gene encoding methylornithine synthase PylB — translation MTAPETHRRLAAVLQSAEKGEGLGGEEIRFLTGLRDREHLEALFASARRLRARYFGEKIFLYGFLYISTYCRNNCNFCYYRKSNRECVRYRKDAGEIVSAARALSQTGVHLIDLTMGEDPEILNSGKGGYDWLADVVRSVRDETGLPVMVSPGVVPEDVLHMLAEAGATWYACYQETHSRELFKRLRPGQSYDERWNGKAAAHALGMLIEEGLLGGVGESGNDLADSMEAMHRLEADQIRIMNFVPQCGTPMAGRAQSSRLRELVAAAVMRLVFPDRLIPASLDVDGLAGLGERLDSGVNVITSLVPPGKGLAGVAQSSLDIEEGNRSAGRVKRILSENGMRAATLEEYTAWIEQRRSVVMADRSPRWSAC, via the coding sequence ATGACTGCACCAGAGACACATAGGCGGCTGGCCGCTGTCCTGCAATCTGCGGAAAAGGGCGAGGGCCTGGGCGGGGAAGAGATCCGTTTCTTGACGGGCTTGAGGGACAGGGAGCACCTCGAGGCCCTGTTCGCCTCCGCACGCCGATTGCGCGCCCGTTATTTCGGGGAGAAAATATTTCTTTACGGCTTCCTGTACATCAGCACCTATTGCCGCAACAACTGCAATTTCTGCTACTACCGGAAATCGAACCGGGAATGTGTTCGTTACCGCAAGGATGCGGGAGAGATCGTCTCCGCCGCCCGTGCATTGTCACAGACCGGCGTGCACCTCATCGACCTGACCATGGGCGAAGACCCCGAAATTTTAAACAGCGGCAAAGGCGGCTACGACTGGCTGGCCGATGTCGTGCGTTCTGTAAGGGATGAAACCGGTCTGCCGGTCATGGTCTCCCCGGGCGTGGTCCCGGAGGATGTGCTGCACATGCTCGCCGAAGCCGGTGCAACCTGGTATGCCTGCTATCAGGAAACCCACAGCCGCGAACTCTTCAAACGCCTGAGACCGGGGCAGAGCTACGATGAGCGCTGGAACGGCAAGGCGGCGGCACATGCCCTGGGGATGCTGATTGAAGAAGGATTGCTCGGGGGGGTCGGTGAATCGGGCAATGATCTCGCCGATTCCATGGAAGCCATGCACCGGCTGGAGGCCGACCAGATTCGGATCATGAATTTCGTGCCCCAGTGCGGCACCCCCATGGCAGGCAGAGCGCAATCCAGCCGTTTGCGCGAGCTTGTGGCGGCCGCCGTCATGCGGCTTGTGTTTCCGGACCGGCTCATCCCGGCATCGCTGGATGTGGACGGTCTGGCCGGGCTCGGAGAAAGGCTCGATTCCGGCGTCAACGTCATTACGTCGCTGGTTCCACCGGGAAAGGGACTCGCGGGTGTGGCCCAGAGTTCTCTGGACATCGAGGAGGGCAACCGGTCCGCGGGGCGTGTGAAGCGCATTCTCTCGGAAAACGGGATGCGCGCGGCGACACTGGAAGAGTACACGGCCTGGATAGAGCAGCGCCGTTCGGTTGTCATGGCAGACCGTTCTCCCAGGTGGTCTGCATGCTAG
- the pylD gene encoding 3-methylornithyl-N6-L-lysine dehydrogenase PylD: protein MTRLNSGDLRGIPGQLEVYDDALRRMTGTDLAGLACRAYAVDEKRFGEAARRTTVGVIPVTWGLGVIEGFSETVARIVAHVGFRAFVTRASDVAGMCEAAERRAQIILLSDDACFAAINQKAGRTVDNSAATGRVFATGLDLMAGGIGGKRVLVIGCGPVGRWAASTLLDLGADLTVVDLDSLKARNFSLEAGRTHRDRIRVAEDLDAALYRHDYILDASPAGGFISEKHVAGGTLIAAPGVPLGLDDGALAAAAGRLLHDPLQLGVAAMAVGSAALSYKEGLAGSQD from the coding sequence ATGACCAGGCTCAACAGTGGAGATTTGCGGGGAATTCCCGGCCAGTTGGAGGTCTATGACGATGCGCTGAGGCGCATGACGGGAACGGATTTGGCGGGCCTGGCCTGCCGGGCATACGCCGTTGATGAAAAGAGGTTCGGGGAAGCAGCCCGCCGCACAACGGTGGGGGTTATCCCCGTCACCTGGGGATTGGGCGTTATCGAAGGATTTTCCGAGACGGTCGCGCGGATCGTCGCCCATGTGGGATTCAGGGCTTTCGTCACCCGGGCATCGGATGTCGCCGGGATGTGCGAGGCGGCGGAACGGCGCGCGCAGATCATCCTGCTTTCCGATGACGCTTGTTTTGCCGCGATCAACCAGAAAGCGGGCCGGACTGTCGACAATTCGGCGGCAACCGGCAGGGTGTTCGCCACCGGCCTGGACCTGATGGCAGGCGGAATCGGGGGTAAGCGTGTGCTGGTGATCGGCTGCGGGCCGGTGGGGCGGTGGGCGGCATCGACCCTGCTGGACCTGGGGGCCGATCTGACGGTAGTGGATTTGGATTCGCTGAAAGCGCGGAATTTCTCCCTGGAAGCCGGGCGTACCCATCGGGACCGGATCCGGGTTGCGGAGGACCTGGATGCGGCGCTGTATCGCCATGATTACATTTTGGATGCTTCGCCGGCCGGAGGGTTCATTTCAGAGAAGCACGTGGCGGGCGGCACCTTGATTGCAGCCCCGGGCGTGCCGCTCGGGCTGGATGACGGCGCGTTGGCGGCGGCCGCCGGCAGGTTGCTGCACGATCCGCTTCAGCTGGGCGTGGCGGCCATGGCCGTGGGGTCGGCGGCTCTGAGCTACAAAGAGGGACTGGCGGGTTCGCAGGATTAA
- the pylC gene encoding 3-methylornithine--L-lysine ligase PylC codes for MLVAVAGGNLQGVEVAYLARKAGWEVLVLDRRADAPASGLCDRFVQLDLRRETALRALLNGVDLLIPALENDAGLAALERCARRAGIPLAFDMQAYAISSSKIKSDNLFASSGIPAPAAWPDCTLPVIVKPSRASGSSGVRIFSDHEALDAFLGGTEGEWVAQAFVDGPTHSLEVAGGPGNYRAFQITDLFMDDIFDCRAVSAPSRLPADMASRFQALSLDIARLVGLRGLMDIEVVQDHGELRVLEIDARFPSQTPTAVYHSTGCNLLEALAALFLDDTVSGELPGGDHRGVVYEHIRVSGNTLAFAGEHVMTHAGPLHVEKGFYGADEALTNRRTGGDNWVATLIVTGKNRRKAVERRNCVLAAIRHSLGLTGRSAPI; via the coding sequence ATGCTAGTTGCCGTTGCCGGCGGAAACCTGCAGGGTGTCGAAGTCGCCTACCTGGCCCGCAAAGCAGGGTGGGAGGTGCTGGTGCTGGACCGCCGTGCGGATGCTCCGGCTTCAGGGTTGTGCGACCGGTTCGTTCAATTGGATTTGAGGCGGGAGACGGCACTGCGGGCGCTGCTGAACGGTGTCGACCTTCTGATTCCGGCCCTGGAAAACGACGCCGGCCTCGCAGCGCTCGAACGCTGTGCCCGGCGTGCAGGCATCCCCTTGGCCTTCGATATGCAGGCCTACGCCATTTCCTCGTCCAAAATAAAATCGGACAACCTGTTTGCGTCATCCGGAATTCCCGCCCCCGCCGCGTGGCCGGATTGCACCCTGCCGGTTATCGTCAAACCAAGCCGTGCCAGCGGGAGTTCGGGCGTACGGATCTTCAGCGACCACGAAGCATTGGACGCCTTCCTCGGGGGGACGGAGGGAGAGTGGGTGGCGCAGGCCTTTGTCGACGGACCGACCCATTCATTGGAAGTTGCCGGGGGGCCCGGAAATTACCGTGCCTTTCAGATAACCGACCTGTTCATGGATGACATTTTCGACTGCCGGGCCGTGAGCGCGCCCAGCCGGCTGCCGGCAGATATGGCCTCCCGGTTCCAAGCGCTTTCCCTTGACATTGCACGTCTCGTCGGCCTCAGGGGCCTGATGGACATCGAGGTGGTCCAGGACCACGGGGAATTGAGGGTCCTGGAAATCGATGCGCGTTTTCCGAGCCAGACGCCGACGGCCGTTTATCACTCGACCGGGTGTAACCTGCTGGAAGCGCTGGCCGCTCTATTTCTCGACGACACGGTTTCCGGCGAGCTGCCCGGGGGCGATCATCGAGGGGTCGTCTACGAACACATCCGCGTGTCCGGAAACACGCTTGCGTTCGCCGGTGAACATGTTATGACCCATGCGGGCCCCCTGCACGTGGAAAAAGGATTTTATGGCGCCGACGAAGCGCTTACCAACCGGCGGACGGGTGGGGACAATTGGGTGGCGACCCTTATCGTTACCGGAAAAAACCGTCGGAAGGCCGTCGAGAGGCGCAACTGCGTGTTGGCAGCGATCCGGCACAGCCTCGGCCTAACGGGGAGGTCAGCACCCATATGA